A window of Pseudomonadota bacterium contains these coding sequences:
- a CDS encoding DUF4062 domain-containing protein produces the protein MDTPKQFQAIMVASTFADLKEDRRAVIDAINRHGFRAEVMEYSGAQAESNVIDASLKMVRNAAALVTVIGHRYGQIPLCPDSNPDELSITELEFNEAIRLDRPILLFIMGDDYAVKPAHVERDPERLKKLHAFRERAKKMGAGSEVERIYQVFNTKEEFLVAATTAVAKVASFLDRQAAASPNTGQLPTQSVDGLHAAAAPDLRALPRYLGSHRFVGRQAELNMLDDWCAAADPNPMLLFEAIGGSGKSMLTWTWLNAHAPVVRDDWAGRLWFSFYEGGATMRSFCQEALAYITSTPVEEFRKLTTRAMMPDLLAQLEARPWLLVLDGLERILVAYHRVDAPHMRDGEVEQATDQILDRDPRAAINPEDDELLRRLAGPSQSKVLVSSRLTPQALVNNANARVPGVRHEPLYGLRPSDAEAMFRACEVTGDGASIRRYLQRNCDCHPLVIGALAGLVNEYLPDRGNFDAWLEDPAAGGKLGLADLDLKQRQHHILDAAINSLPPPDRRLLQTLSLLNGSASYDTLRAFNPHMPPAPAKPQEFRPFRYEDSEERLLARQKHQQAQTEYEQQLSTWQDSPEYAAAIADFDETLRQLERRGLLQYERGLKSFDLHPVVRGVASGRLNDSEAREIGEGVVDYFSGKPLDTWEQAKSLHDLAPGIQLVVTLTRMGEFERASRAYLGDLVSALNHSLQAKSEQQRVLKPFFPDGWHGRVMSNSPRNQAMLLGAAGVAFSRQSSRLALDLRQRALRIWIDEESTGHVCSALREVGGCLEEMGDLGVAAKCYQEALTLAETARYEDSVFSTLLFIYNTAQRRGDTTKADEHYARLSTSLKGRNQSALQRSRLETIRAHDMYHRGHPEDALTTKASLLCKEASNRLYLHFCLMLQGEILLDRDEVVPALAPLTEAVRLLRESGEDAPRAESLLALAKLRAGQESEARDVAERYDDLELSSFEQNGGLTLVIATIWQELGEGELAVKAALRAHHFACGRGEPYVVRFRLNRAIRLLEDLGQTLPPIPQYDPSEDLRFDWEGDLRALNEKARKGRE, from the coding sequence ATGGACACGCCGAAGCAATTCCAAGCGATCATGGTGGCAAGCACCTTCGCAGATCTCAAGGAGGATCGTCGCGCGGTCATCGACGCGATCAACCGACACGGCTTTCGGGCTGAGGTGATGGAGTACTCCGGCGCGCAGGCCGAAAGCAACGTCATCGACGCGTCCTTGAAAATGGTACGGAATGCCGCCGCCCTCGTTACCGTCATTGGCCACCGCTACGGCCAGATACCGTTGTGCCCCGATAGTAATCCCGACGAGCTCTCCATCACCGAGCTCGAATTCAATGAGGCAATACGGCTCGATCGCCCTATCCTGCTGTTCATTATGGGCGACGACTATGCCGTTAAGCCCGCCCACGTCGAGCGGGACCCTGAAAGACTCAAGAAGCTCCATGCCTTCCGAGAACGCGCGAAGAAGATGGGCGCGGGGAGCGAGGTCGAACGGATATACCAAGTATTCAACACCAAAGAAGAGTTTTTGGTCGCCGCGACTACGGCGGTAGCGAAGGTCGCGAGCTTCTTGGATCGCCAAGCGGCTGCTTCACCCAACACCGGCCAACTACCCACTCAGTCTGTCGACGGCCTTCATGCCGCCGCGGCCCCGGACCTGCGCGCCCTGCCACGCTACCTCGGTTCTCACCGTTTCGTAGGACGTCAGGCCGAACTCAATATGCTCGATGATTGGTGCGCCGCGGCAGATCCCAATCCGATGCTGCTCTTCGAGGCGATCGGTGGATCGGGCAAGAGCATGCTCACCTGGACCTGGCTAAACGCCCACGCTCCCGTAGTGCGCGACGACTGGGCCGGGCGGCTTTGGTTTTCCTTCTACGAGGGCGGCGCCACGATGCGCAGCTTCTGCCAAGAGGCGCTTGCCTACATCACCAGTACACCCGTCGAGGAGTTCCGAAAGCTCACCACGCGCGCGATGATGCCTGATCTGTTGGCGCAGCTCGAGGCTCGGCCCTGGCTTCTGGTGCTCGACGGGCTGGAGCGAATTCTCGTGGCGTACCACCGAGTCGACGCTCCGCACATGCGGGACGGCGAGGTGGAGCAAGCGACAGACCAGATCCTAGACCGTGATCCCCGTGCCGCGATCAATCCCGAGGACGACGAGCTTCTACGCCGCTTAGCCGGGCCATCCCAGTCGAAGGTGTTGGTGTCGTCACGTCTGACACCGCAGGCACTGGTAAACAACGCAAACGCACGAGTGCCCGGCGTGCGCCACGAACCGCTCTACGGCTTGCGGCCATCAGATGCGGAAGCGATGTTTCGAGCTTGCGAAGTCACGGGCGATGGCGCGTCGATCCGTAGGTACTTGCAGCGCAACTGTGATTGCCATCCGCTCGTCATCGGCGCTTTGGCGGGCCTGGTTAACGAGTACTTGCCCGACCGCGGTAACTTCGACGCTTGGCTCGAAGACCCTGCGGCGGGCGGTAAGCTTGGCCTCGCCGACCTAGACCTAAAGCAGCGCCAGCATCACATTCTCGATGCAGCAATCAACTCACTGCCGCCCCCGGACCGTCGACTGCTGCAAACGCTTTCCCTTCTGAACGGTAGCGCCAGCTACGACACCCTTAGGGCGTTCAACCCGCATATGCCTCCTGCGCCCGCGAAGCCCCAGGAGTTCCGGCCATTTCGATACGAGGATTCGGAGGAACGCCTGCTCGCTCGACAGAAACACCAACAGGCGCAAACGGAGTACGAGCAGCAGTTGTCGACATGGCAAGACTCTCCCGAATACGCAGCTGCCATTGCTGATTTCGATGAAACGCTTCGCCAACTCGAACGACGCGGACTTCTTCAGTATGAACGGGGGTTGAAGTCATTCGATCTCCACCCGGTAGTACGGGGTGTGGCCTCCGGGCGTCTCAATGACAGTGAGGCCCGTGAGATCGGTGAAGGTGTGGTCGACTACTTTTCAGGCAAACCGCTTGACACCTGGGAGCAGGCGAAGAGCCTGCACGATCTAGCGCCTGGGATTCAGCTTGTCGTCACCCTAACTCGGATGGGGGAGTTCGAGCGTGCCAGTCGTGCCTATCTAGGTGATCTTGTATCTGCGTTGAACCACAGCTTGCAGGCGAAATCCGAGCAGCAGCGGGTATTGAAGCCATTTTTCCCAGACGGCTGGCACGGAAGAGTAATGTCGAACAGTCCACGCAACCAGGCGATGCTGCTAGGTGCAGCGGGCGTTGCATTCTCTCGGCAAAGTAGCCGTCTAGCGTTAGATCTTCGACAGCGAGCTCTCCGCATTTGGATAGACGAAGAGAGCACCGGGCATGTTTGCTCTGCTCTGAGAGAGGTTGGCGGCTGCCTTGAGGAGATGGGAGATCTAGGCGTGGCAGCAAAATGCTACCAAGAAGCGCTAACGCTAGCAGAGACCGCCAGGTATGAGGACAGCGTGTTTTCGACACTGTTGTTCATCTACAACACCGCCCAGAGACGCGGGGACACAACAAAGGCTGATGAACACTATGCGCGCCTAAGTACATCCCTAAAGGGCAGGAACCAGAGCGCTCTTCAACGGAGCCGCCTGGAGACGATCCGTGCCCACGATATGTACCATCGCGGGCACCCGGAGGACGCTCTCACAACGAAGGCTTCACTACTCTGCAAAGAAGCTAGCAATCGCCTCTACTTGCACTTTTGCTTGATGTTGCAAGGAGAGATCCTCCTAGATCGCGACGAAGTAGTGCCAGCACTTGCTCCGCTTACGGAGGCGGTGCGCCTCTTGCGAGAAAGCGGGGAGGATGCCCCTAGAGCGGAGTCGCTACTCGCCTTAGCAAAGCTACGAGCGGGTCAAGAGTCAGAGGCGCGAGATGTCGCCGAGCGATACGACGATTTGGAGCTGAGCAGCTTTGAGCAGAATGGGGGACTGACACTCGTCATTGCAACGATCTGGCAAGAACTTGGGGAAGGAGAACTGGCGGTCAAGGCGGCATTGAGGGCTCATCATTTCGCGTGCGGCAGAGGTGAGCCTTACGTGGTCCGATTTCGCCTGAACCGTGCGATCAGGCTTCTCGAAGACCTCGGACAGACTCTGCCACCGATTCCCCAGTACGACCCCTCTGAAGACCTCAGATTTGATTGGGAAGGCGACTTGCGAGCGCTCAACGAGAAAGCGCGGAAGGGGCGAGAATGA
- the aguB gene encoding N-carbamoylputrescine amidase, translating to MREVTLAAAQMACSWDREANTAKATAMVREAAGKGAQVILLQELFETPYFCIEQHGEHLRLATPLADNPFLAHFQALAASLGVVLPVSWFERSGNSFFNSVCMFDADGAMLGVYRKTHIPNSIGYQEKTYFSPGDTGFKVWNTRLGRIGVGICWDQWFPEAARAMVLGGAELLLYPTAIGSEPGDASLDSRAHWRRVMQGHAAANMVPLVASNRVGADVATQTAQLEMSFYGNSFIADHTGALLAQADDRTEMSLLATVDLDLCDRYRTEWGVFRDRRPECYGALMTLDGVQR from the coding sequence ATGCGTGAAGTGACGTTGGCCGCCGCCCAGATGGCGTGCAGCTGGGATCGGGAGGCGAACACTGCTAAGGCCACGGCGATGGTCCGTGAGGCCGCGGGGAAGGGTGCACAGGTCATCCTCCTTCAAGAGCTGTTCGAGACGCCCTACTTCTGCATCGAGCAGCATGGCGAGCACCTTCGCCTCGCCACGCCCCTGGCGGACAATCCGTTCCTCGCCCACTTCCAGGCGCTCGCCGCGTCGCTCGGCGTGGTGCTGCCCGTGTCCTGGTTCGAGCGTAGCGGCAACAGCTTCTTCAACTCCGTTTGTATGTTCGATGCTGACGGCGCCATGCTCGGGGTGTACCGCAAGACCCACATTCCGAATTCGATCGGCTACCAGGAGAAGACCTACTTCAGTCCGGGGGACACGGGCTTCAAAGTGTGGAACACCCGTCTCGGGCGTATCGGCGTCGGCATCTGCTGGGATCAGTGGTTCCCTGAGGCCGCTCGTGCCATGGTGCTCGGCGGCGCCGAGCTCCTCCTCTACCCAACGGCGATCGGTAGTGAGCCCGGCGATGCATCCCTCGACTCGCGAGCGCACTGGCGCCGAGTGATGCAGGGGCATGCCGCTGCCAACATGGTGCCCCTCGTGGCGTCGAACCGTGTCGGCGCGGACGTGGCCACGCAGACGGCGCAGCTCGAGATGTCCTTCTACGGCAACTCCTTCATCGCCGATCATACGGGCGCCCTGCTGGCGCAGGCCGATGACCGTACCGAGATGAGCTTGTTGGCGACGGTCGATCTCGATCTCTGCGACCGGTACCGGACCGAGTGGGGCGTGTTCCGCGATCGACGACCCGAGTGCTACGGCGCACTCATGACTCTCGACGGCGTGCAGCGCTAG
- a CDS encoding MFS transporter, which translates to MIPGPAIWAASLIGCVALIPILIGPIIIGVLVDFGGLTDTQAGVTSAYGAIGTVTVALICALRMHRLPLRRLATMGLGAAIVTNVVTALSYENLALFYSLRMLNALGEGAAYAAVMSSFARKPESERCYGLFMMLQFGVAGVFLWALPTYLPQMGVRAMYLGFAGAQLLVLPCVRCLPADAADAAGITIRGAEWRLLLAVPALAGLVALCFSEASNVGTDAFLERIAVHAGLSDAQVGTSLGLASILGMPGAFGILLLGSRLGHALPALVGFTVGAGSLLGILSADSYAGFLAFTCIHSVAWAFVTPYVQSVLADLDPGGAVVTAGGIASGAGAGIGPAATATLVSANSYEGVLTVGLGAFAIAAVAIVLASSGLKRASRAEH; encoded by the coding sequence GTGATTCCCGGGCCCGCGATTTGGGCGGCATCGCTCATCGGCTGCGTTGCGCTCATCCCGATTCTCATCGGTCCGATCATCATCGGGGTACTGGTCGACTTCGGGGGGCTGACCGATACGCAGGCCGGAGTCACCTCAGCGTACGGAGCGATCGGCACGGTTACCGTCGCCCTGATCTGCGCCCTGCGCATGCATCGACTGCCCCTGCGCCGCCTCGCGACGATGGGACTGGGCGCGGCCATCGTCACGAACGTCGTGACGGCCCTGAGCTACGAAAACCTCGCGCTGTTCTACAGCTTGCGCATGCTCAACGCCCTCGGCGAGGGGGCAGCCTACGCGGCGGTGATGAGTTCCTTTGCGCGCAAGCCCGAGTCCGAGCGCTGCTATGGGTTGTTCATGATGCTGCAGTTCGGGGTTGCCGGCGTATTCCTCTGGGCCCTCCCGACCTACCTGCCGCAGATGGGGGTGCGGGCGATGTACCTGGGCTTCGCAGGGGCGCAGCTGTTGGTACTGCCCTGTGTGCGGTGCCTGCCTGCGGATGCTGCCGACGCTGCGGGGATTACCATTCGAGGCGCCGAGTGGCGTCTGCTATTGGCGGTACCGGCCCTGGCGGGCCTGGTGGCGTTGTGTTTCAGCGAGGCCTCGAACGTGGGCACGGATGCCTTTCTCGAGCGGATCGCCGTCCATGCGGGACTGAGCGATGCGCAGGTCGGCACCAGCTTAGGGCTCGCCTCGATCCTAGGGATGCCTGGTGCCTTTGGGATTTTGCTGTTGGGCAGCAGGCTCGGCCACGCACTTCCGGCGCTGGTCGGCTTTACCGTGGGGGCTGGCTCCCTCCTCGGGATCCTGAGTGCAGACTCTTACGCGGGCTTCCTCGCCTTCACCTGCATCCACAGCGTGGCGTGGGCCTTCGTCACGCCCTATGTCCAAAGCGTGCTCGCCGATCTAGATCCCGGTGGCGCGGTTGTCACTGCTGGGGGGATTGCCAGCGGTGCCGGCGCAGGCATCGGTCCGGCCGCCACCGCCACGCTGGTGTCTGCCAATAGCTACGAGGGCGTGTTGACCGTCGGTCTCGGCGCCTTTGCCATCGCCGCTGTGGCGATCGTGCTCGCCTCGAGCGGCTTGAAGCGGGCATCGCGTGCGGAGCATTAA
- a CDS encoding S8 family serine peptidase, with the protein MKGFATVGAALLVLSGVTQPAHANHGLSSEQEQAAAPVEALRAATSYLVQARDVATAAALVRQVGGTVVSSVELINTVGARLSEEQAAALRHHPDARVFNNTTVRASSANEATSNLEDFLRSIPRHAWYVPTFYPAQVGAGALHDLEIYGYDVGVAVIDTGISDYLSEQYWTKWIVEVDVLGDDVRVKRPHQWWKYGFGDESGHGTHVGSIIINDGWNRSTRQYEGVAPYASLISVRAFDGDGAGSYLDVIEAIDWVVSNREQHDIRVLNLSFSAAPHSHYWEDPINQAVMAAWKAGIVVVVSAGNTGPEPMSIGVPGNVPYVITVGAMTDNYTPHIPADDHVTSFSSAGPTYEGFVKPDVIAPGGHLLGLVPDDSRLLVEHPQAMAPNEWHYAMSGTSQAAAVVSGAVALLLDAEPELTPDEVKCRLMATARRATDADGGSAFSVFQQGAGLIDVSAALQTDAAGCANVGLDIADDLAGIRHFGGPANMNDDGEFYLMDMEAATPNQELEGSGYTWSQGYTWSQGYTWSQGYTWSQGYTWSQGYTWSQGYTWSQGYTWSQGYVWSQSLPWAEGPPSEASNARSATVDRWVPNE; encoded by the coding sequence ATGAAGGGTTTCGCAACCGTAGGCGCAGCGCTGCTGGTGCTGAGCGGCGTCACGCAGCCAGCGCACGCCAACCATGGGCTGAGTTCAGAGCAAGAGCAGGCCGCAGCGCCGGTCGAGGCGCTGCGTGCCGCTACGAGCTATCTCGTGCAAGCGCGGGACGTTGCGACGGCCGCGGCGCTCGTGCGTCAGGTGGGCGGCACGGTGGTGTCCTCCGTCGAGCTGATCAACACCGTCGGCGCGCGACTGAGCGAAGAGCAGGCTGCAGCCCTGCGTCATCACCCCGATGCGAGGGTGTTCAACAATACGACCGTGCGCGCCTCCAGCGCGAACGAGGCCACCTCTAACCTAGAGGACTTCCTGCGCAGTATTCCGCGGCACGCTTGGTACGTGCCGACCTTCTACCCGGCACAAGTCGGCGCTGGCGCATTGCACGATCTGGAGATCTACGGCTACGACGTTGGCGTTGCCGTGATCGACACCGGCATCTCCGATTACCTCAGCGAGCAGTATTGGACCAAGTGGATCGTCGAGGTGGACGTGCTCGGCGATGATGTGCGTGTGAAGCGCCCTCATCAGTGGTGGAAGTACGGCTTTGGTGATGAGAGCGGCCACGGCACGCACGTGGGCTCCATCATCATCAACGACGGGTGGAACCGCAGTACCCGCCAATACGAAGGCGTGGCCCCGTATGCGAGCCTGATCTCCGTGCGCGCCTTCGATGGCGACGGCGCCGGCAGCTACCTCGATGTGATCGAGGCGATCGACTGGGTCGTCTCCAACCGTGAGCAGCACGACATCCGCGTGCTGAACCTGTCGTTTAGCGCAGCACCCCACTCGCATTACTGGGAAGACCCGATCAACCAGGCGGTCATGGCCGCCTGGAAGGCGGGCATTGTGGTAGTGGTATCTGCGGGCAACACTGGACCGGAGCCGATGAGCATCGGTGTGCCCGGCAACGTGCCCTACGTGATCACCGTGGGCGCGATGACCGATAACTACACGCCCCACATTCCCGCGGACGATCACGTGACCTCTTTCTCGTCCGCCGGCCCGACCTACGAGGGCTTCGTCAAGCCGGACGTGATCGCCCCCGGCGGCCACCTGCTGGGCCTTGTGCCCGACGACAGCCGACTCCTGGTAGAGCATCCCCAAGCCATGGCGCCGAACGAGTGGCACTACGCCATGTCGGGCACTTCGCAGGCAGCAGCCGTCGTCAGCGGCGCAGTTGCACTGCTGTTGGACGCCGAGCCTGAGCTCACGCCAGACGAGGTGAAGTGCCGGCTGATGGCGACGGCCCGCCGTGCGACCGACGCAGACGGCGGGTCAGCGTTCAGCGTCTTTCAGCAGGGGGCGGGCCTCATCGACGTGTCCGCCGCGCTGCAGACCGACGCCGCAGGTTGCGCCAACGTTGGCCTAGACATCGCCGACGACCTCGCCGGCATTCGCCACTTCGGTGGCCCCGCCAACATGAACGACGATGGCGAGTTCTATCTGATGGATATGGAGGCGGCCACGCCCAACCAGGAACTGGAAGGTAGCGGCTACACCTGGAGTCAGGGCTACACCTGGTCGCAGGGCTACACCTGGAGCCAGGGCTACACCTGGTCGCAAGGTTACACGTGGAGTCAGGGCTACACCTGGTCGCAAGGTTACACGTGGAGCCAGGGCTACACCTGGTCCCAAGGCTACGTATGGAGCCAGTCCTTGCCGTGGGCAGAGGGGCCGCCGTCCGAGGCGTCGAACGCGCGTAGCGCGACGGTGGATCGGTGGGTGCCTAACGAGTAG
- a CDS encoding sterol desaturase family protein, with translation MSDEAASLEQATNPPVHRTAGASRAAWTAGDYLSAAIQPTLVIGSMLLVATMIVTEWWDHKLFALIMIILPTPLLIFAERIWTKRRDWILEPHELAEDAFWLAMGGLLWAPLYSDYYKTPLSEGFRALRDMAPLQITLEPESVLGLIAAALAVKLVASFVYYWLHRWQHESSFWWRIHATHHHITKMSCMRGARTHPLEYLALAVGTPVALALLGASDYVMAVSGAFGMWNGKLNHSNLPLKSMPGYDWFFATAQQHHVHHAHALEQSNTNYGCNIILWDRLFGTYCGDTQVGQIGAGKAKALSIKDQLLMAFYSKEKLDSL, from the coding sequence ATGTCGGACGAAGCAGCTAGCCTAGAGCAAGCCACCAACCCGCCCGTGCACCGCACCGCGGGCGCCAGCAGGGCAGCCTGGACCGCGGGGGATTACCTGTCCGCCGCCATCCAGCCTACGCTGGTCATCGGGTCCATGCTGCTGGTCGCCACGATGATCGTGACCGAGTGGTGGGACCACAAGCTCTTCGCCCTGATCATGATCATCCTACCCACGCCGCTGCTCATCTTCGCTGAGCGCATCTGGACCAAGCGTAGGGACTGGATTCTCGAACCGCACGAGCTGGCGGAGGACGCCTTCTGGCTCGCTATGGGCGGCCTCCTGTGGGCGCCCCTGTACAGCGATTACTACAAGACCCCCTTGTCCGAGGGCTTCCGCGCCCTGCGAGACATGGCTCCTCTGCAAATCACCCTGGAACCCGAATCAGTCCTCGGCCTGATCGCCGCCGCTCTCGCGGTAAAGCTGGTCGCGAGTTTCGTCTACTACTGGCTTCACCGCTGGCAGCACGAGTCGTCCTTCTGGTGGCGCATCCACGCCACACATCATCACATCACGAAGATGAGCTGCATGCGCGGCGCTCGCACCCATCCGCTGGAATACCTCGCACTCGCCGTCGGTACGCCGGTCGCCCTAGCCCTACTCGGTGCTAGTGACTACGTGATGGCCGTCTCCGGCGCGTTCGGGATGTGGAACGGCAAGCTAAACCACTCAAATCTACCGCTCAAATCGATGCCCGGCTACGACTGGTTTTTCGCGACGGCGCAGCAGCACCATGTTCATCACGCCCATGCGCTGGAGCAGAGCAACACCAACTACGGCTGCAACATCATCCTCTGGGATCGGCTGTTCGGCACCTATTGCGGCGATACGCAGGTGGGACAGATCGGTGCTGGCAAGGCGAAGGCCTTGTCGATAAAGGATCAGCTGTTGATGGCATTTTACTCGAAGGAGAAGCTCGACAGTCTGTAG
- the ppnN gene encoding nucleotide 5'-monophosphate nucleosidase PpnN — MSKRLSAGTDSDTVSVDVNPRGALEMLSQLEVDVLRRAGTGSAAELFRRCALAVLNTSNETDDAAAIFARHADFACEILQRTRGVQLRIARAPAGAFVDGHMIEGIKEHLFAVLRDVLYMTTVLEQDDLFDLDSTTGITNAVFHVLRNADILAVRTPPNLVVCWGGHSIGREEYDYSKAVGYHMGLRGLDVCTGCGPGAMKGPMKGAAVGHAKQRNRTGRYIGFTEPGIIAAEPPNPLVNHLVILPDIEKRLEAFVRAAHAIVIFPGGAGTAEEILYLLGILMHPDNADVRLPLVLTGPEHSRDWLESVDAFLVKALGEQVRGYYEVIVDDAPAVAERVNEGVRRVRRNRVTTGDAFYYNWLLRIPYEFQRPFEPTHQNMAGLRLERDRPVHDLAADLRRAFSGIVAGNVKEPGIRAVAAHGPFRIRADETLLAPLDGLLREFVAAGRMKLVGEYVPCYEVHG, encoded by the coding sequence ATGAGCAAGCGATTATCTGCCGGCACCGACAGCGACACCGTCTCCGTAGACGTAAATCCCCGCGGGGCCCTCGAGATGCTCTCGCAGCTAGAGGTGGACGTATTGCGCCGCGCCGGCACGGGCAGCGCCGCCGAACTCTTCCGCCGCTGCGCCTTGGCCGTGCTGAACACTAGCAACGAGACTGACGACGCTGCGGCGATCTTCGCCCGCCACGCTGATTTCGCCTGCGAGATCCTCCAGCGCACCCGAGGCGTCCAGCTGCGGATCGCCAGAGCTCCCGCCGGCGCCTTCGTCGACGGCCACATGATCGAGGGTATCAAGGAGCACCTGTTCGCTGTACTTCGCGACGTGCTCTACATGACCACCGTGCTCGAGCAAGACGATCTGTTCGATCTCGATAGCACCACCGGCATCACCAACGCTGTCTTCCATGTGCTGCGAAACGCCGACATCCTGGCGGTTCGTACGCCGCCTAACCTTGTCGTTTGCTGGGGAGGTCACTCGATCGGCCGCGAGGAGTATGACTACTCCAAGGCCGTTGGCTACCACATGGGTCTGCGCGGCCTCGACGTCTGTACCGGCTGCGGCCCCGGCGCCATGAAGGGACCGATGAAGGGAGCTGCCGTCGGGCACGCGAAGCAGCGAAACCGCACCGGGCGCTACATCGGCTTCACCGAACCTGGAATTATCGCCGCCGAGCCACCTAACCCATTGGTCAATCACCTGGTGATCCTGCCGGATATCGAAAAGCGCCTCGAGGCTTTCGTACGAGCGGCCCACGCGATCGTGATTTTCCCCGGCGGCGCGGGCACGGCGGAGGAGATACTGTATCTGCTCGGCATCTTGATGCACCCCGACAACGCCGATGTAAGGCTGCCGTTGGTGCTGACCGGACCGGAGCACAGTCGGGACTGGCTGGAATCGGTCGATGCCTTCCTAGTAAAGGCCCTGGGCGAGCAGGTGCGTGGATACTACGAGGTGATCGTAGACGATGCTCCGGCCGTAGCGGAGCGCGTGAACGAGGGCGTCAGGCGGGTGCGGCGCAATCGCGTAACCACCGGCGATGCGTTCTACTACAACTGGCTACTGCGAATTCCCTACGAGTTCCAGCGCCCCTTTGAGCCCACGCACCAGAATATGGCGGGCCTGCGCTTGGAGCGGGACCGGCCGGTGCACGATTTGGCCGCGGATCTGCGACGGGCGTTCTCTGGCATCGTGGCGGGCAACGTGAAAGAGCCAGGAATTCGCGCCGTGGCTGCGCACGGACCGTTTCGAATTCGGGCGGACGAGACCCTGCTAGCACCGCTGGACGGCTTGCTCAGGGAGTTTGTGGCAGCGGGCAGGATGAAGCTGGTTGGGGAGTACGTGCCTTGTTACGAGGTGCATGGGTAA